The nucleotide sequence TCGGATGTTCTCCAGCGAATTGATCGGACGCCTCTTCCGAAAGATGTAAGCAAGCCTCAATTTATGAAGTTTGACCCTTCTCAATTTCCTATTATTCAATTATCTCTGCAGTCTGTTGGAAATGAAAAAGAGTTGCAAGAGCTGGCTGATCAGTTGGAGAAAGATTTAATGACAGTCGAGGGGATCGCTAGTGTAAACGTTTCCGGCACGCTTGATGAGGAGATTGTCATTCAATTGGATGAGACAAAGCTGAAACAATACCATTTAGCACAGTCTGATATTGTGCAATTAATTCAAGCGAATAATATTTCTCTTCCGGGCAGTCCTGTTGAATCAGAGGGCATGTCGCTGACCACGAGAATTGTCAGCCAACTGACAGATATGGAAGAAGTGAAAAATCTAGTAGTGACAGTTAATCCACTTAGTGGAGAAGAGATTACGATTGGTGATGTGGCTGCTGTCCAATCAAAGAAAAAAGAAACAGGCAGCTTTACGAGAGCCAATAAGCATCCTGCTGTTCTGTTAAGCGTCTTGCAGCAAGCTGATGCCAACACAGCAGAAGTATCTAAACAATTCCAAGAGAAGCTTGATCAATTGATGGGAGAAAAGCGCTACGAAAGCATTAAAGCGGATATTTTGTTTGACCAGGGGGATTACGTTCGTCTAGCTATTGGAAACATCGGCAGTTCGCTTCTTTTGGGCGGAGTGTTAGCCATGCTTGTTTTGTTTGCTTTTTTAAGGAATGTGAAGAGCCCTCTTATTATTGGAGTAGCCATTCCTTATTCGGTGATCGTTACATTTGTACTTATGTATTTCGCCGACTTTAATTTGAATATTATGACTCTTGGAGCACTCGCCTTGGGGATCGGCATGCTTGTTGATAATGCCATTGTGGTCATTGAGAATATTTACCGTCACTTATCGATGGGGAAAGATTCTCGGCAGGCGGCCCGCGACGGAGCGAAGGAAGTAGGAGCAGCCATTACGGCTTCCACATTAACAACAGTAGCTGTCTTTCTACCGGTTGTTTTCATTTCGGGAATTCTCGGTCAAATCTTTAAAGAATTTGCCTTGACCATTTCTTTTAGCCTGGCAGCCTCCCTCATCGTCGCCTTGACCGTTATTCCGATGATGGCCAGCCGGTGGCTGAAGCTTCCCGAGTCCCAGAAAAACATAAAAAAAGAATCAAAGATTGCCGAGCGGTATGAGTCGGCCATTCGCTGGTCATTGCGCCATCGGCTGCTCGTCATTCTGATATCGCTTGTTATGCTTGTTGTCGGTGGATGGGGGCTGACAACGGTTGGCTCCCAATTTCTCCCGGCAACCGATGAGGGCTTTTTTAACATTCGAATGGAAGTGGAGCAGGGAACTTCTTTACAAGAGACAAATAAAGTTGTTGAAGCGATAGAAAAAGAATTAGGAAAAGAGAAGGATGTAGACGTCTATGTTAGCCTTGTAGGCTCAACTCAGGAAGATTCCTTTAGAGGCACCGGTTCTTCCAATAAGGCTGAGCTATATGTAAAATTAAAGCCGCTTGAAAAAAGAGAACGCTCTGTTTTTGCGTTTGTTGATGACGTGAAACCGGATGTCGAGAAGGCTGCCCGTCTTGTTAACCGGACGGCGGAAGTCACATTCGAGATGCAGTCGGCATCAGGCTCCAGCCCGCAAACATTAACGTTTAACGTACGTGATATGAATCCGGAACGGCTTGATCACACAGTTAAGAAAGTAGAGAAAGCCGTTGCCAGCATCAATGACATTACAGAAGTATCAATGAATAGAGAAGAAACTGTAAAAGAAATACAAATAAAGATCAAGCGAGATCAGGCACTGGCAGCAGGGCTGGCTCCGGCGCAAATTGCTTCCATTGTTAATGATGCAACGAGAGGGGTCACTGCTACACAAATTATCAATAAAAACTCTGCCGTCCAAACGGTAGTTGTCCGCTATAATGAACAAGTAACGAAAAATGTAGATAAGCTAAAAAAATTGCTCATAAAGACTCCGGCAGGCAACTTTTACCCATTGGAGACATTGGCAGATATTAAAGTGCAGCAAGGGCCGGTAGTGATTCAGCGCATTAACCAACAGGAGGCTGTACAGTTTACAACGAAGTATACAGCCGGTACGAACTTGGGAGCTGTTTCTGAAAAGGTAGATGAAAAGATAGCTGGACTTGATCTACCTGAGGACACAACGATCACATTTGGTGGCGATCGGGATTTATTGGAAAGCTCTATTAATGATATGATTCTTGCGCTTGTATTGGCCATTGTCCTAATTTACATTGTCATGGCTGCACAGTATGAATCATTTAAGTATCCATTTGTTATCATGTTTACTGTACCGCTTATGGTCGTTGGCGTCGCTCTTGCCCTGGTAATGACGAGAACACCAATAAGTATACCGGCCGTAATTGGCATACTTATTCTCGCCGGCATTGTCGTTAATAATGCCATCGTGATTGTGGATTACATTATCCAAAGAAAGAGAAGCGGGCTCAACAGTTATGAGGCGATTATAGAGTCGGCGAAAGATCGGGCACGTCCAATTCTAATGACGGCTTTAACAACCATCCTTGGCCTTGTTCCGCTGGCAGCAGGGCTTGGAGGGGGTACGGAGATTAACCAGCCGATGGGAATTACTGTGATCGGCGGCCTATTGTCGAGTACATTGTTAACTCTATTCGTTATTCCTGTTGTCTATAGTTTCTTTGACAAAGAAACCAGAAACCTAAATAAGAAAAAAGGCAATGAAATAAAAAAAGACAATTAAAATAAAAAAAATGTTTACAAGCTGCCTAGGAAGATTTATACTGAAGATACAAACAACAGAATCTTCAGTGACGCAAGTCAAAGGGGAGTAGCGTTAGGTATCTTACCTAAAACAAAGTCGTCAATTCATGGATGGTATCCATCGGCTTTGTTGACATGAGTAGAAGCATGTCCAGCAAGACCTTTGCCTATTAAAGGCAAAGGTCTTTTTTGTTGTTTAAATTTGAAGGAATTGGAGAAAAATACTAAAGGATTACAGGAGGAGATTTTATCAATGGATGCAGCAATGTTATTGGAGTACGGCTGGGTACTACTCGTACTAGTGGCGCTTGAGGGGATTCTTGCCGCTGATAATGCCGTGGTTATGGCGGTTATGGTTAAGCACTTGCCAAAAGAGAAGCAAAAGAAGGCTTTATTCTATGGGTTGGTCGGAGCTTTTATTTTCCGCTTTATCGCTTTATTTCTCATTACGTTTCTAGTGAAAGTGTGGCAAGTACAGGCCATCGGTGCCCTTTACCTGTTTTTCATCTCTTTTAACCACTTGTATAAAACATGGAAGAACAAAGGAAAGGGTGAGGAGGAAGAGCATGAAGTGAAAGAATCAAAAGGCTCTTCTTTCTGGGTGACAGTATTAAAGGTAGAAATAGCAGATATCGCTTTTGCTATTGATTCCATGCTGGCAGCTGTAGCTTTAGCCGTTACTCTGCAGCCGACTGGATGGTTCCATATTGGCGGAATTGATGCCGGACAGTTCATTGTTATGTTCCTTGGTGGATTAATTGGTGTAGTTATTATGCGTTTTGCTGCTACGTGGTTTGTTAAGTTGCTGCAAAATTATCCAACATTAGAGACAGCAGCCTTTATGATTGTAGGCTGGGTCGGTGTAAAGTTAGCAGTCTTTACCTTATCCCATCCGAAAGTGCATATTCTTGATGAGCATTTCCCTGAATCTACTCCATGGAAATTAACATTCTGGATTGTTCTTGTGGCTCTTGCTCTCGGAGGTTATATCTTTGCCAGAAAAAAAGGACCAGTTAACACATCCGAGCAATAAATCATGACGTCAACACTTAAATGAATGATAGTTGAAGATAAATTCTATCTACAAACTAAAGCGCAGCCATCGGCTGCGCTTTAGTTATGTGAGTTCAGAAATAATGAAAATCATCGAATAATAGAGAGGTTATTTAATGATTCTCTTGGCACCTACATATTTTGTTTTCCAATAGCTGTTGTTCATATCGATAATAGATACTCCGTTTTTAGTGGAAACACCGATCATTTGACCCTTATCTAAATAAATGGCTACAAAGCTAATTGTGTTGCCTTTCTTTCCCGTTGTGTTATAGAAAACCAAATCGCCTTTTTTAAGCTGATCTTTAGCAACTGGATTTCCTTTTTTATAGATTTCTGCTGAGTTGCGTGGTAATTTCACCCCATATTTTCCGTAGACATGTTGAACATATCCGGAAGAATCGAAACCTTTAATTGTCGTTCCCCCCGCTTTAAAAGGCACACCTTTCAGCTTAAGAGCATAATCGGTAATATTTTTAACTTGTTGCTGGGGTGTGAGTTTTTGAGCCGTTTGTTGTGAAGGTGCAGCAGGAGATGAAGCGAATACTGAAGTACCCGCAGAACATACCATCATTGTTGCTAATCCGAAACCA is from Bacillus sp. PK3_68 and encodes:
- a CDS encoding efflux RND transporter permease subunit produces the protein MRISNFSIKRPVFTTVVMFLIIILGVVSLLKIPLKLIPDINPPIAVVVTSYEGASPVEVVEKVTKPLEGSLSTLPGIKNITSTTREGSNLILMEFSWSTNIDDVQSDVLQRIDRTPLPKDVSKPQFMKFDPSQFPIIQLSLQSVGNEKELQELADQLEKDLMTVEGIASVNVSGTLDEEIVIQLDETKLKQYHLAQSDIVQLIQANNISLPGSPVESEGMSLTTRIVSQLTDMEEVKNLVVTVNPLSGEEITIGDVAAVQSKKKETGSFTRANKHPAVLLSVLQQADANTAEVSKQFQEKLDQLMGEKRYESIKADILFDQGDYVRLAIGNIGSSLLLGGVLAMLVLFAFLRNVKSPLIIGVAIPYSVIVTFVLMYFADFNLNIMTLGALALGIGMLVDNAIVVIENIYRHLSMGKDSRQAARDGAKEVGAAITASTLTTVAVFLPVVFISGILGQIFKEFALTISFSLAASLIVALTVIPMMASRWLKLPESQKNIKKESKIAERYESAIRWSLRHRLLVILISLVMLVVGGWGLTTVGSQFLPATDEGFFNIRMEVEQGTSLQETNKVVEAIEKELGKEKDVDVYVSLVGSTQEDSFRGTGSSNKAELYVKLKPLEKRERSVFAFVDDVKPDVEKAARLVNRTAEVTFEMQSASGSSPQTLTFNVRDMNPERLDHTVKKVEKAVASINDITEVSMNREETVKEIQIKIKRDQALAAGLAPAQIASIVNDATRGVTATQIINKNSAVQTVVVRYNEQVTKNVDKLKKLLIKTPAGNFYPLETLADIKVQQGPVVIQRINQQEAVQFTTKYTAGTNLGAVSEKVDEKIAGLDLPEDTTITFGGDRDLLESSINDMILALVLAIVLIYIVMAAQYESFKYPFVIMFTVPLMVVGVALALVMTRTPISIPAVIGILILAGIVVNNAIVIVDYIIQRKRSGLNSYEAIIESAKDRARPILMTALTTILGLVPLAAGLGGGTEINQPMGITVIGGLLSSTLLTLFVIPVVYSFFDKETRNLNKKKGNEIKKDN
- a CDS encoding TerC family protein; translation: MDAAMLLEYGWVLLVLVALEGILAADNAVVMAVMVKHLPKEKQKKALFYGLVGAFIFRFIALFLITFLVKVWQVQAIGALYLFFISFNHLYKTWKNKGKGEEEEHEVKESKGSSFWVTVLKVEIADIAFAIDSMLAAVALAVTLQPTGWFHIGGIDAGQFIVMFLGGLIGVVIMRFAATWFVKLLQNYPTLETAAFMIVGWVGVKLAVFTLSHPKVHILDEHFPESTPWKLTFWIVLVALALGGYIFARKKGPVNTSEQ
- a CDS encoding C40 family peptidase, with the protein product MKKKIVGFGLATMMVCSAGTSVFASSPAAPSQQTAQKLTPQQQVKNITDYALKLKGVPFKAGGTTIKGFDSSGYVQHVYGKYGVKLPRNSAEIYKKGNPVAKDQLKKGDLVFYNTTGKKGNTISFVAIYLDKGQMIGVSTKNGVSIIDMNNSYWKTKYVGAKRIIK